Within Streptomyces sp. NBC_00704, the genomic segment AGCGGAAATCCAGTACCAGCTGCTGCCCCCGTCACTGTCGTGCGAGGCTGCGCAGTTCACCCTGTGCGGGAGCATGGAGCCCTCCGAAGACCTCAGCGGCGACACCTTCGACTACGCCCTGGACCGCGACACCCTGCACGTGTCGGTGACCGACCCCATGGGCCACGACCTCGACGCCGCGCTGGCTGCCACGGTCCTGGTGGCCGGCCTGCGCGGCGCCCGTCGCACGGGAGCCGGCCTGGCCGAACAGGCCCACCGGGCCGACCAGGCCCTGACCGACCACGGGCAGGGGCACGCCACCGGGCAGCTGCTGCGCGTCAACCTCACCACCGGGCGGGCCCAGCTGGTCAACGCCGGCCATCCCTGGCCGCTGCGCGTGCGTGACGGGACTGCGCAGGAGATCGTCTGTCTGGTCGACCCGCCTTTCGGGCTGTCCGAGTCCGCGCGTCACTCCTACCGCGTTCAGGACGTCGATCTGCGTCCCGGTGACCGTCTGCTCATGCTCACCGACGGCATGCTCGAGCGTCATGGGGGGACGGTCGACCTGCCTGCCCTGCTGGAGCACACTCGGGACCTGCACCCGCGGGAGACGGCGCTGACGTTGACGTCCGCCGTCCGTGAGGCCGCCGGAGGTCGGCTCGAAGACGATGCCACCGTGATGTGCCTGGACTGGCACGGCCCTCAGGAGACTGAGCGGCACGTGAACTCGGGCGCGGACCTCCGGCAGGCTTCGGCCGCCCGCGAGAAGCCGTGGCCATGAGCCGTCACTCAGGCGGGGAGCTTCCGCTTCGACGCCACCTTGGATCACCTCCTGCGCGCCATGCAGCGCTGCAGGCCCGCCGACGTTGAGCGCGGGTGCCCGCGCGTCTCTCCAGACCTGATGGGGCGTCAGATAGGTCGGCATGCGATCAGCTTGGGACCGGGCAGTCTTTCCCACGTGGTTCTGACGGCGGCTTCGCGGCAGCTTGGTCGGTGCAGTGTGCGCAGGATGAGGAATCTGCTCACCGCGGCGCTCGATGTTATGGACAGTCTTCGACTCGAAGGCAGGCCAAGGTACAGTGAACGACGCCCCTGACCTGCAGAGAGCAGGCAGGGAGCCGTCTTCCGGGAGTCCAACATGCTGCGCACCATGTTCAAGTCCAAGATCCACCGCGCCACCGTCACCCAGGCCGACCTGCACTATGTGGGGTCCGTGACGATCGACGCCGATCTGCTCGACGCCGCCGATCTGCTGCTCGGTGAACTCGTGCACATCGTCGACATCACCAACGGGGCCCGGCTGGAGACCTACGTCATCGAGGGCGAGCGCGGTTCGGGTGTCGTCGGCATCAACGGCGCCGCCGCCCACCTCGTGCACCCCGGCGATCTGGTGATCATCATCAGTTACGCTCAGGTGACCGACGCCGAGGCGCGGGCGCTGGAGCCGCGGGTCGTGCACGTGGACCGCGACAACCGGATCGTGGCCCTGGGGGCCGACCCTTCGGCGCCGGTGCCGGGCTCCGACCAGGAGCGCAGTCCGCACGCGGTGTCTGTCTGACCCACGGACTGACGCGGCCCCGCGTCGCCTCCGCACGCATCTCACCCATCGCACCGGGAGTGCCCATGAGCGACATCGAGATCCGCGACGACCGTGCGGCGGGCCGCCTCGAAGCCCTCGGTGACGGGGGCGAAGTCGTGGGCCGCGTCGAGTACTTCGTGCTGGAGTCGCCCGCGCCCGCGCTGGTTCCGGTGCACACCGTCGTCGAGCCGGCGCACGAGGGCAAGGGCATCGCCGGGTCGCTGGCGCGCGAGCTGTACGCGCTCTCCGCGCGCGAGGGCCTGCCGGTCGCGCCGCTGTGCCCCTACGTCGTGAAGTGGGCCGAGCGTCACCCCGACGAGGCTCCGCCGGCGGACCCCGCCCTGCTGAGCGCCGCCAAGGAATGGCTGCGGGCGCACCCGGGGCGTTTCTGACGTCCCGCCAGCCACCGGCCACCGACCGCCGCCCGCTGACGGGTGCGGGCAGGCCGGCGTCGTCCGCCCGCCCCTCGCCGTGGGTGGAGGAGTGGGCGTGGGGCGGGCGCGGGCCGGTCCGGCCGTACGGGTGAGTGCGTGGGGCGGCCCCGGGTACGCGGGGGAGTAGATCAGAGTCATGCCCCGCAAGCGGCCGGAGGACACGATGACCGACCCGTACCCCGCCCCCGTCCCGCCCGGACCGACACCCGGCCCGGACCCGGTCCCGCCGGACCCGTTCCCCGTTCCGCCCACGCCCGAGCCGCAGCCGCCCGGCCCTCAGCCGCCCGGGCCGGGACCGACGCCGCCGCAGCCGGTGCCCGCCCCGGACCCGTCGCCGTCGCCGATCCCGCCGGGCCCGGAGCCGGTCCCGAGCCCGGAGCCGGGCCCGCCTCTGAGCTGAGGGCCAGACCGAGGTCAGGCCTTCGGGGCAGGCCGTCAGGCCTGACTCGAAGGCCTCGCCCCGAGAGGCTGGCACGGCCCGGCACTGCGGCGGCGGGTGGCTTCGTGCCGCCCGCCGCCGCCCGCTCGCGGCACCGTGTCCTTCCGGAGCGGCGTCCGTCCGGCGCCGTGTTCGTCCGGATGCGGCACCGCGCCTGGACTGCGCATCCTCCGCGGACTGTGCGCCCGCGGACCGCACGCCCCGCGGAGGACACGCCCTCCCCGCGCCCTCCGCGGACCGCGCGCCCCGCGTGGGCCGCTACGCGTCCACCTCCGAGCGGTCGCCGCCCCACAGGGTGTGGAACGCGCCCTCGCGGTCGACCCGGCGGTAGGTGTGGGCGCCGAAGTAGTCCCGCTGGCCCTGGGTGAGCGCCGCGGGCAGGCGTTCCGCGCGCAGGGCGTCGTAGTAGGCGAGCGCGGCGGCGAAGCCCGGTGTGGGGACTCCCTGGAGTGTCGCGGAGACCAGCACCTCGCGCCAGGCGTCCTGGGCGGCGGCGATCTCCGAGGCGAACGTCGCGTCGGAGAGCAGGCTCGGCAGGTCGGCGCGGGCGTCGTACGCGGCGCGGATCCGGTCGAGGAAGGCCGCGCGGATGATGCAGCCGCCGCGCCAGATCGACGACACGGCCCCGAGGTCGATGTCCCAGCCGTACTCCTCGCTGCCCGCGGCGATCTCGT encodes:
- a CDS encoding PP2C family protein-serine/threonine phosphatase — protein: MSSGQSDLPRLLTAAETAAPVGAVDVVAEHLRRRFEATKVSFLIVDLTGKSVVRLSTAGVVEGGREAERIPMFGSAYEQVVCTQRLYQEVSGQGQRVIVPVTNRGDAIGLLEVLLPADAGEGVLEGVKEAAHALAYIVIANGRFTDLYTWGKRSRPPTLAAEIQYQLLPPSLSCEAAQFTLCGSMEPSEDLSGDTFDYALDRDTLHVSVTDPMGHDLDAALAATVLVAGLRGARRTGAGLAEQAHRADQALTDHGQGHATGQLLRVNLTTGRAQLVNAGHPWPLRVRDGTAQEIVCLVDPPFGLSESARHSYRVQDVDLRPGDRLLMLTDGMLERHGGTVDLPALLEHTRDLHPRETALTLTSAVREAAGGRLEDDATVMCLDWHGPQETERHVNSGADLRQASAAREKPWP
- the panD gene encoding aspartate 1-decarboxylase; the encoded protein is MLRTMFKSKIHRATVTQADLHYVGSVTIDADLLDAADLLLGELVHIVDITNGARLETYVIEGERGSGVVGINGAAAHLVHPGDLVIIISYAQVTDAEARALEPRVVHVDRDNRIVALGADPSAPVPGSDQERSPHAVSV
- a CDS encoding GNAT family N-acetyltransferase, which gives rise to MSDIEIRDDRAAGRLEALGDGGEVVGRVEYFVLESPAPALVPVHTVVEPAHEGKGIAGSLARELYALSAREGLPVAPLCPYVVKWAERHPDEAPPADPALLSAAKEWLRAHPGRF